Proteins encoded within one genomic window of bacterium:
- a CDS encoding cytochrome C oxidase subunit IV family protein — protein MSESNAAHGAHETNYVRIYGILLALFVISVLGPTLGIEAVTLITAFGLAVVKATMVAGYFMHLNVEKRYIWYILLAMLVFILVLFAGVAPDVMKSSGQNWRDASGFVPPTPPVHH, from the coding sequence ATGAGCGAATCGAACGCGGCGCACGGCGCGCACGAGACCAACTACGTCAGGATCTACGGCATCCTGCTGGCGCTCTTCGTCATCAGCGTGCTGGGGCCGACGCTCGGCATCGAGGCGGTGACGCTGATCACCGCCTTCGGGCTGGCGGTCGTCAAGGCGACCATGGTCGCCGGCTACTTCATGCACCTCAACGTCGAGAAGCGGTACATCTGGTACATCCTGCTCGCCATGCTGGTGTTCATCCTGGTGTTGTTCGCCGGCGTGGCGCCCGACGTGATGAAGAGCAGCGGCCAGAACTGGCGCGACGCCAGCGGCTTCGTGCCGCCGACGCCGCCGGTCCACCACTGA
- a CDS encoding cytochrome c oxidase subunit 3 encodes MSAAHVPLATTRSATGIPTGRLAVWWVLASEIVIFGGLLAAYVMFRLHHPHWHAEASHTNTWAGGFNTVVLLTSSLFAVLAHQAALRGDGPRAARLLYATIGGAAIFLLVKAFEWSTEISHGFTLFRDTFWSFYYTATGLHGVHVVVGMILMTLIAADARRDRNLHRVELIGTYWHFVDAVWIFLFPLFYIAR; translated from the coding sequence ATGTCCGCCGCTCACGTCCCCCTCGCCACCACCCGCAGCGCCACCGGCATCCCCACCGGACGCCTCGCGGTGTGGTGGGTGCTCGCCTCGGAGATCGTCATCTTCGGCGGCCTGCTCGCCGCCTACGTGATGTTCCGGCTCCACCACCCGCACTGGCACGCGGAAGCCTCGCACACCAACACCTGGGCGGGCGGCTTCAACACCGTGGTGCTGCTGACGTCGAGCCTCTTCGCCGTGCTCGCCCACCAGGCGGCGCTGCGCGGCGACGGCCCCAGGGCCGCGCGCCTGCTCTACGCCACGATCGGCGGCGCGGCGATCTTCCTGCTGGTGAAGGCGTTCGAGTGGAGCACCGAGATCTCGCACGGCTTCACGCTGTTCCGCGACACCTTCTGGTCCTTCTACTACACCGCCACCGGCCTGCACGGCGTGCACGTCGTCGTCGGCATGATCCTGATGACGCTGATCGCCGCCGACGCCCGGCGCGACCGCAACCTGCACCGCGTCGAGCTGATCGGCACCTACTGGCACTTCGTCGACGCGGTGTGGATCTTCCTCTTCCCCCTCTTCTACATCGCCCGCTGA